A stretch of Geomonas oryzisoli DNA encodes these proteins:
- a CDS encoding DNA internalization-related competence protein ComEC/Rec2, whose amino-acid sequence MPLAALIAGLATTDLLNTFPPTWCLATLLGMTLAASFFRSRYPFLILLALLFFVWGQLSLQPFLRPQPGLERFASDRPVAIEGTLDCRPEPTSTGGSRVYLRVAGVSVDGQEQRVSGRLLVYVKEGRPELSTGDRIRFISRIRMPHNLGLPGELDSVRRLAYQQVHVTGFVLAAEDLVLLRAGAGRLHDIDLLAARLGNFITRIEPGREGGVLKALLLGDRWDVPEQLQDAFARSGVNHILSISGFHVGIVFLSLCQFLYFLARRSEWLALHLKLKPLVMLASLPMVVFYLFLSGQAPATLRSVLMICVVVAALQMKREVDPIHTIMLAACAILFAAPQTVFDVSFQLSFLAIWGLSVLTPTLPPPQHKGRRMVRWVLLLLIASVAAILATSVHVAYYFQRVSLVGLIANLLVVPLMGYGAVAVGFSGLVLGCLWEAPAALLLHVAAALVRWSDRVVEQLARAPVLTGYIPDRFDLLLACLVLCAITFLKTRQHRAAFAIPLLVTLALRAVPAAQATDGLLRLYFLSVGQGDAALAHLPDGKWMLVDGGGNATDADTRVGSRLLVPALRALSVRRIDYLVLSHSHPDHLQGVLYLAANYEVGQFLAHPLTLASPEVQQLKWVLAARGIPVRELRAEQPRLQVGGVQLQPLWPVAGSELQSDANATSLAFSLSYGRASVLFTGDIGMREEQELLERRAWHPCSLLKVAHHGSKYSSCEPFLVAVQPVAAVISAGYRNVFHLPAMATLYRLQRQGARIYRTDLEGTIVADCKADGVVILSSPWGHFN is encoded by the coding sequence GTGCCTCTTGCCGCGCTGATCGCAGGCCTGGCGACCACTGACCTGCTCAATACCTTCCCACCCACCTGGTGCCTCGCCACCCTTCTCGGCATGACTCTGGCCGCCTCCTTCTTCCGCTCCCGATACCCCTTTTTGATCCTTTTGGCCCTGCTCTTTTTCGTGTGGGGGCAACTGTCGTTGCAGCCGTTCCTCAGACCGCAGCCAGGTCTGGAGCGGTTTGCATCGGACCGGCCTGTGGCGATCGAGGGGACGCTGGATTGCAGACCCGAGCCGACATCCACCGGAGGGAGCAGGGTTTATCTGCGGGTGGCAGGGGTAAGCGTCGACGGCCAGGAACAGCGGGTGTCGGGGCGGCTACTGGTCTACGTGAAGGAAGGGCGGCCCGAGCTCAGCACCGGGGACAGGATACGGTTTATTTCCCGGATCAGGATGCCGCACAACCTGGGGCTGCCTGGCGAACTCGATTCGGTGCGCAGGTTGGCTTACCAGCAGGTACACGTCACCGGCTTCGTGCTGGCGGCAGAGGACCTGGTGCTGCTGCGGGCAGGTGCGGGCCGGCTGCACGACATCGATCTGCTGGCGGCAAGGTTGGGGAATTTCATCACCAGGATCGAGCCGGGGCGGGAAGGGGGAGTCCTGAAGGCACTGCTCCTTGGGGACAGGTGGGACGTGCCGGAGCAGTTACAGGACGCTTTCGCCCGCAGCGGGGTGAATCATATCCTCTCCATTTCCGGTTTCCATGTCGGCATCGTGTTCCTGTCTCTGTGCCAATTCCTCTATTTCCTCGCCCGGCGGTCCGAGTGGCTTGCCCTGCATCTCAAGTTGAAGCCGCTGGTCATGCTGGCGTCCCTGCCGATGGTGGTGTTCTACCTGTTCCTTTCCGGCCAGGCTCCCGCAACGCTGCGCAGCGTGCTGATGATCTGCGTCGTCGTGGCGGCGCTGCAAATGAAGCGCGAAGTGGACCCTATCCACACGATCATGCTGGCCGCCTGCGCTATCCTGTTCGCCGCGCCGCAAACCGTCTTCGACGTCTCCTTTCAACTTTCTTTCCTGGCCATCTGGGGGCTGTCCGTACTGACGCCGACCCTGCCGCCCCCGCAACACAAGGGACGCCGGATGGTACGATGGGTGCTGCTGTTGCTGATCGCTTCAGTGGCAGCGATACTGGCGACTTCGGTCCATGTCGCCTACTACTTCCAGCGTGTGTCGCTGGTGGGGCTGATCGCCAATCTCCTGGTGGTGCCGCTCATGGGCTACGGTGCTGTGGCCGTCGGTTTCAGCGGCCTGGTGCTTGGCTGTCTTTGGGAGGCACCTGCGGCTTTGTTGCTGCACGTTGCCGCCGCCTTGGTGCGCTGGTCGGACCGAGTCGTGGAGCAGTTGGCGCGCGCACCGGTGCTTACCGGTTACATCCCGGATCGCTTTGACCTCCTGCTGGCATGCCTGGTCCTTTGCGCGATTACCTTCCTAAAGACCAGGCAGCATCGTGCAGCATTCGCGATCCCGCTGCTGGTCACCCTCGCGCTTCGCGCCGTACCGGCGGCACAAGCAACGGATGGACTTTTGCGGCTGTACTTTCTGAGTGTGGGGCAAGGGGACGCTGCACTGGCTCATCTGCCGGATGGAAAGTGGATGCTCGTTGATGGTGGCGGCAATGCGACCGACGCCGACACCCGGGTGGGATCACGCCTGCTGGTGCCTGCCTTGCGGGCCCTCTCGGTGCGGCGCATCGATTACCTGGTGCTGTCACACAGTCATCCGGACCATCTGCAGGGCGTGCTGTACCTGGCCGCGAACTACGAGGTAGGTCAATTCCTGGCCCACCCGCTCACCCTGGCGTCACCGGAGGTCCAGCAGCTGAAATGGGTGCTCGCCGCGCGCGGTATCCCGGTGCGGGAGCTTAGGGCGGAGCAGCCTCGTCTGCAGGTCGGGGGCGTGCAACTGCAGCCGTTGTGGCCGGTTGCCGGAAGCGAGCTGCAGTCGGACGCGAATGCCACATCACTGGCCTTCAGCCTGAGTTACGGTAGGGCATCGGTTCTATTCACTGGTGACATTGGCATGAGAGAAGAGCAGGAGCTTCTTGAGCGGAGAGCTTGGCATCCCTGCAGTCTGTTAAAGGTGGCGCATCATGGCAGCAAGTACTCTTCCTGCGAGCCGTTCCTGGTAGCGGTGCAGCCGGTGGCGGCAGTCATCTCTGCAGGCTACCGAAATGTCTTCCATCTCCCTGCCATGGCAACCCTTTACAGATTGCAACGGCAGGGGGCCAGGATCTACCGAACCGACCTCGAAGGTACCATCGTGGCGGACTGCAAAGCGGATGGTGTTGTTATATTATCGAGTCCTTGGGGGCATTTTAATTGA
- a CDS encoding GGDEF domain-containing response regulator — protein MERILLVEDDSFFREVYTDLLKEDGYSVEVAASGEEALEMIGRGGYHLVVTDLVMRDVSGLDILSEVKRLDPATAVIMVTGHANVETAIYALKNGATDYLIKPINQDEFRHIVAHCMEQRRLLDENLELKGLVNLFQVSQNIANCLELDRIYSMLTDAVVKEVGATRALGYFTDNGQLMLRELKGIEELNAHLLGQAVISECDLRDDGSSNLLLLRNFLPEGADYGNGVTEAMCVYLRQKAELQGVIILFNDPGVLLPRDVNRKHISFLLDQGSLALDNAARYNIAKDLLYIDELTGLYNYRYLDVVLERELKRCERYGSNLGILFLDIDLFKSVNDNFGHLIGSRVLREVGSLVRKSVRDVDSVIRYGGDEYTIVLVETGMDGAAIVAERIRKTIEAHTFSKADGLAIKLTVSLGYACAPDDATTKAELLEMADQAMYRGKSAGKNRAFHAERLTTPP, from the coding sequence ATGGAGAGGATTCTTTTAGTCGAAGACGACAGCTTTTTCCGAGAGGTCTATACAGACCTGCTCAAGGAAGACGGCTATAGCGTCGAAGTGGCTGCCTCCGGAGAAGAGGCGCTGGAAATGATCGGTAGGGGAGGGTACCACCTGGTCGTCACCGACCTGGTGATGCGCGACGTGTCGGGCCTCGATATCCTGTCGGAGGTGAAGAGGCTGGATCCGGCAACCGCGGTGATTATGGTCACCGGGCATGCAAACGTAGAAACCGCCATATACGCCCTTAAAAATGGCGCCACCGACTATCTCATCAAGCCCATCAACCAGGATGAGTTCCGCCACATCGTCGCGCACTGCATGGAACAGCGCAGGCTTCTTGACGAGAACCTCGAACTGAAGGGGCTGGTCAACCTGTTCCAGGTGAGCCAGAACATCGCCAACTGCCTTGAGCTGGATCGCATCTACTCGATGCTCACGGATGCCGTCGTAAAAGAAGTAGGCGCCACCCGGGCCCTGGGATATTTCACCGACAACGGACAGCTGATGCTGCGCGAACTGAAGGGGATCGAGGAGTTGAACGCGCACCTGCTGGGACAGGCGGTGATCAGCGAATGCGATCTTCGGGATGACGGCAGCTCGAATCTGCTGCTCCTGAGGAACTTCCTCCCGGAGGGCGCCGATTACGGCAACGGAGTCACCGAGGCCATGTGCGTATATCTGCGGCAGAAGGCGGAGCTGCAGGGGGTGATCATCCTGTTCAACGACCCGGGAGTCCTGTTGCCCAGGGACGTCAATCGCAAACACATCTCATTCCTGCTCGATCAAGGATCTCTAGCTCTGGACAATGCAGCACGTTACAACATCGCAAAAGATCTCCTCTACATAGATGAGTTGACCGGCCTGTACAACTACCGCTACCTCGACGTCGTGCTGGAGCGGGAACTGAAGCGCTGCGAGCGCTACGGCTCCAACCTCGGCATCCTGTTCCTCGACATCGACCTGTTCAAGTCCGTGAACGACAACTTCGGGCACCTGATCGGCAGCCGCGTGCTGCGCGAGGTCGGCTCTCTGGTCAGGAAAAGCGTGCGTGACGTGGATTCGGTGATCCGCTACGGCGGCGACGAGTACACCATCGTGCTGGTCGAGACCGGTATGGACGGGGCCGCTATCGTAGCCGAGCGTATCCGGAAGACCATCGAGGCCCATACCTTCTCCAAGGCGGATGGTCTGGCCATCAAGCTCACCGTAAGCCTCGGCTATGCGTGTGCTCCCGATGACGCCACCACGAAGGCGGAACTGCTGGAGATGGCGGACCAGGCCATGTACCGCGGCAAGAGCGCCGGCAAGAACCGGGCTTTCCATGCGGAAAGGCTGACCACGCCGCCGTGA